GGTGAGTAGGCGCAAGTTCAGCCAGAGCGATGTCCTGTATCAAAGAGCATGAGCAGGTTCATAAATCCCAATTACAAATCTACACCTAAATACTAAAACATTTTGTAACTGAGTAATGAATACAAGAGCCTTAGCCAGGTAATGTAGCTAGCTAACAAACCTACCATATTAGATTTGTAAGCCCAAAAACCTACTAACAGCGAAAAACCTACCTGAGCAGACTTGTAAGCCAACAAGGTGCTCTCAGCAGCTTCCTTCCTTTCAGCTCCAGTCTTAAACTCAGCCAAGTACCTGTGGTAGTCACCCTTCATCTTGAGATAAAACACCTTTGACTCGGCAGATGAGGCCGACGGAATGAGATGAGACTCAAGAAGGCTCAAAATCCCATCACAGATCTTGCTCAGCTCGGACTCAATCTTTCCCCTGTACTCCTTGATGATTGTGACATGCTCTTCATTTCCCCTACTCTCCTCCTTTTGCTCAATGGAAGAGATGATCCTCCATGAAGCCCTCCTGGCCCCAATCACATTCTTGTAAGCCACCGAGAGGAGATTCCTTTCCTCCACACTCAACTCCTCGGCATCCACTGTCTTTGCAACTTTCTCCATGAACTCAACCATTTCCTCATAACGTTCAGCCTGCTCGGCCAGCTTGGCCATATACACATTGTCCTCGCGTGTAGAGTCAGCTGGTGACATCTTTGCTATACCAAAGAATTACTTTAATCTGCAAGTCAATTCAAAGCACGTTAATAAAATCATGACCTAGATATTACAAGTTCTGAATCAAAAATCAATAGCTACTTGATAAAAGAGCATACTTTGGGGCCCTAAAATAAATATAGCCCTCAGATTAATAAATGGATTAAGCATGGGGAGGATAACTATCTGTTTCCCGAAAATCCAAGCCTTGGAATGATCAATCATTAGACATTGCATAGAAATCCgctatcatttatataaaaatggtaACGAATAGACAATTACTCAATGTATGGTTGCTgaaatatgcaaaaaataaagaaacggAATCTGCATTATCAAAAGTTGACAGAAATCTGTGATCAATCATTAGACATTGCATAGAAATTCGTTACcatttatataaaaatggtaAGGAATAGACAATTACTCAATGTATGGTTGCTgaaatatgcaaaaaataaagaaacggAATCTGCATTATCAAAAGTTGACAGAAATCTGTGTTTCCAACAGATCAGATCACACTTGCGTTAAccaaaaagataatattttctCCGAACAAAGAGAAAATTGCACAAACTATTCTGAAAGGCCATTTTACACTCACTTTAGTAAGGGACATCATACTCACTATTTCGAACCACGATAAAAAAAGGTTATTCAAACTCTGATCatttttctccttctcttttcaGACACTTCCCCGCGAGCAAAACAAGCCAACAATAGAACGGTCAAATCAAAAGGCAtgaaaaaatctcaaatttttataagtaaaaacaGCTCAAATATTGCAGATCCAACAAAAACCACCGAAACCATATCAAAAATTACCTAATTGgataataaaacaattgaaCGGAAAGTAGACTTGGATCTCGAATAACCACCGGAAGAATCACGAATAAACGccgaaacaaacaaaaatccaCCAGATCTAACCCTAACCGTAATCCTAACCCTAGCCCTAATCCTAatcctaagaaaaaaaaaacacacaacaAATAAACCCATCAAAACGTGAGAGAACTTACCTACCGAGTTCGCGAAGAGGATCCTCTCGGCCTCTCTTTCAGAGCGTGAAATCAGACGGAGAAAGATGGAAATGAGAAGGTAAAGAAAGGGAGGTGTTGTCCTGCTTAAAAAAGGTCGCCACGGCCCAATAAGAAGACGACATTTGGAGGGTAACGGAGAATCCGTgggagttttttgtttttgtttttgtttttttttttctgtttttatgaGAGCGTATGTGCGCACCGGCACTGCGTTTCACGCTCGCGTTGACCGTCAATAGCCCCTTGGGGCCACGTCATCATTACGTCTTTCGGGGGAAGTTGGAACGCggacttttctctctctttctttacttttttgttttttttgtttttcttctctaCTCGTGACACCATATAtgcttaataaaattaaaattaaaattaaaaaaaaatggtcacAATTACGAGTCAGTTCAcatccaaaaaaatatatatcggGTGGATTGATTCCAAATAAATGGAAAAACTGATGTTATCGGAAGCCGTACATTTGGTCAGATTATAAGCAGCCGAAGATGAATTTTCCacctttcaaaaacttcaaaatgaaAGGGAGAATAAAGGAAAGGGAAAATACTAGTCTTACCGCTGCTTTCCACCGCTAGATTCTACCGCTgtcatgtttttatttattttttattatttttttttacttaatgattaagtaaacattttttaataatattatgaatttttttattttttaaaaaatatttaaatatattaaaaaaatacatgtaaaaaaatacaaaaaaaaaaaaattttccgaACCATTAGCGGGAGCCCCAGCGGGAGCTCCCAGCGGTGTGTGTAGCACCGCCCTAAAGGAAAGTTAGATACATAGATTATATGACCCGCTCTTCCGGCAAGCGGGGGTGTCGCGTGGACAATATTAAGGGTTTGTTTgaaaatacaaattattttattttatcttaaaatttttcaaaatcttattCCTAAATTagaaatgttaaatataattataaattttgcaagccacatgcaattattttaaaaaataatagagattattattaaaaaattatttttttatataaatttcatatttattcttttttttttaaagaatacacGATGGTGACACTTGCACattctataactataaatatcatttctcttctcaAATATGACTTAACtagaaacatttttcaattttaaatttttaaaattttttatttaattattacaaccttttcaaaatttcaaacaaaatacaaaaaaaaaaattaacattttcaaattttaaaataaaaataatattgaaaatttatattctaa
The genomic region above belongs to Carya illinoinensis cultivar Pawnee chromosome 4, C.illinoinensisPawnee_v1, whole genome shotgun sequence and contains:
- the LOC122306878 gene encoding 14-3-3-like protein A, producing MSPADSTREDNVYMAKLAEQAERYEEMVEFMEKVAKTVDAEELSVEERNLLSVAYKNVIGARRASWRIISSIEQKEESRGNEEHVTIIKEYRGKIESELSKICDGILSLLESHLIPSASSAESKVFYLKMKGDYHRYLAEFKTGAERKEAAESTLLAYKSAQDIALAELAPTHPIRLGLALNFSVFYYEILNSPDRACNLAKQAFDEAISELDTLGEDSYKDSTLIMQLLRDNLTLWTSDITDDAGDEIKEASKRESGDGQPAQPQQ